A stretch of DNA from Tribolium castaneum strain GA2 chromosome 7, icTriCast1.1, whole genome shotgun sequence:
AGTTGGTGTAGATACCGGCTTACAATCGGTCATACCAAACCGAGCGAGAATTTCATTGATGTATCCTCGTTGGTGTATGGTTACTTGTCCGTCTCGTTGATCGAACTCCACACCCAGACAGCTCTTCACGTCTCCCAGACTCTTCAAGTCGAATCTACTagacaaacaatttttgactttGGAAATCATGTTTCGATTGCGTGATGCAACCAAAATATCATCAACATAAACAGCAATGAAGATGATATCTTCCCCTGAACCCAAACGAAAGAAACAGGGATCTGAGGATGTGGGGACTGCTCCGGTTTCCTTGAGTGTAAAACTCAACTTCTCGTACCAATTTCTACCAGCCTGCTTTAAGCCGTATAACGATTTCTTTAATCGGCACACTTTGTCTCCACTTCTTAGTTGTTGTAGCATCTGCTTGGCTCTTGATCTGATAGTACTGTTGCTCTCTCGTCTTattatttgttgcaaaatcTGCTCGAAATTTTTCGGTGGTTCCATAAAAACTTCCTCTTCTATTTCACCATTAAGATAAGTAGTAGTCACGTCGAATTGCTGGATTCTCATCCCATGCTCGACGGCTAATGCTGCCAATAATCGTATCGAGCTGAAGCGAGTGACTGGGGCAAACGTTTCGTTGAAATGAATACCAGGTTTCTGACTAAAACCTTGAGCTACTAATCTAGCTTTCCTACGTTCCAACATGCCATTTGATTTGAACTTGTTGCGAAGAATGACTCGACTTCCGATTACATTACCCTCTTTAGGTCGGTCAACTAGTTCGAAGGTGTCGTTCTTCAAGATCGATGTGATCTCCGAAGTAATGGCTTGAAACCACTCACTTGCATCGTTGCTTGCCATCGCCTCGCGCATTGGAACTTCTGACAAAAATGTTTGCTCGACATTTTCGGAAATGTCGTTCTCTTCTTGCTCCAGTTCATTATCACGATTATCGTCCTCTGCTACACGACTTCTCATTTGAAATATCTTTTTCGGTCGGCCTCTACGTCCAGTTCGCTCAATTCTTGGTCGACCTCGTGCTTTCACACGATTATCTTCTGTTGCGTTCTCGTTCATCTGAACTTGTTCGGTGACGTTGAAGTCTTGGAAAGCCTCTTCGTCATCATCGCCGACTGCTTGAGTAGGCGTCAATACTTCATCAGAAATACGTTGATAAATATTAGAGCCATATTCTGTCGACTCCAATGGTGTCTCGTTCTGCAAAGATAAGAACTCTATATCAACAAACTCTCGACTCGATGATGATTCCTCTGGATCTGGAGGACTTGAAAAAACATCGAAGTTGTCTTCATTATCTTCATCATCTTTTAGTAATTTCACGTCCCGAGTTATAAAAACTTTACGTTTTTCCGGCGACCAAATTCGGAATGCCTTGGAATTTTCGGCATATCCAAGAAAAATCCCCTCTTGTGCTCGAGGGTCAAATTTTCCTCTGTCACGTTCTCTATTCAAGTAGAATACTCGAGCTCCGAAAACTTTGCAGTGTGACAGGTCAGGTGCTCTGCCTGTCCATGCCTCATACGGTGTACGACCATTTAGACTTTTTGTAGGTAGTCGGTTTCTGAGATAATTGGCCGTGTTGACAGCTTCGGCCCAGAAAGAACTCGGTAGTTTGGACTCCATAAGAAGACATCGTGCAGTGTCCAAAAAGGTCCTGTTTTTCCTCTCCGAAACTCCATTCTGTTCAGGATTATAAGGTGCTGTCAATCTTCTCGAAATGCctcttttcttcaaatattCATCAAGTTCTTTGTTCGTGTATTCTGTTCCATTGTCGGATTGAAGGCACTTTACGGATTTTCCGATTTGATTCTCGATGAGATTGATATAATCTGCTGTCGCCTTGAATACGTCagatttatttctcaaaaatctgACCTCGCACATCTCGTAGCGTCATCAATGAACTCTACATAATATTTGGCCCCCCTCAGGGATTGGGTCCTCATTGGTCCACAAACGTCCGAATGTATCAGCTCCAGGGTACTGGTTTTTCGGTTAGACTTTTTCGGGAATGGTGTTCTAGCCATTTTTCCTTTCACACAAACAGAACATTCAAAATCTTCTCGATTTTTTATCTCGACTCCCTTCAAGTATCCATTTCGTATGGCACTAGTGACATATGTCATGTTGGGATGTCCCAATCTGCGATGTAGTAACTTGGTTGAGACTTTTTGACTTTTCTGCATGGTACATGCAGCTCGTGCGTCGTTTGATGCACCACGTATGTAGTAAAGATCACCAACACGATCAGCACACAAATAAACCTCTCCTTTTGAGTCAGTAATTACCGCTTTGTTACGGCTAAAACAAACCTCGAATCCTCGATCGGTAATTTTACTCACAGACATGAGATTTGATCTCAAGTCTGGCACTTGTAACGTGTTATTTAACGTAACGTGAGTTTTTTCACCGTACACGTTCGCGAAAAACTGAACAGTACCTTCACCCGTGGTTACCGTCGAAGAATTGTTCGCGAGATTCAAAGTACCTTGTTTTACACAACTGATTTCTTGAAACTGTCCCGATTTATTACACATATGTGTCGTCGCACCACTGTCCAAGCACCAATCGTCAGATCGACTCGTGAATTTGGATGAAATTTCCAAACACACATTTTTCGCACACTTTTTAGTGTCGTATTTACCTTTATTTCTGCAATCTGCCACTCGATGACCAATTTTGTTGCATTTGAAGCATCGTATTTCTGTGGTTTTGCTGTGCTTTCCGTTGTATACCTTATTGCAcgtgagtttttttttgtactgcCTTTGTccacttttatttgcaatCATTGCTCCTGACGAATTTTCACGTAAGTTGCCTTTTCGCGCGTCACTTTCttcaatgatttttattcTCAGGGCTTCTGGTGTGGGCAAATTATCACGAGATTCTATTGCACATCTGAAATTATCGAAGTTTGGTGGTAAACTGTATAGCATCAGTATCGCAAGTAGATCAGGATTAATGTCAACATTCATCTCTACTAGCTTGTCAACGGAggcgaaaaaattgttaagatGTGAGCGCACGTCGTCACCATCAGACATCTTGCACAAAATAAGATTCTTCAATAATGTTGCCTTTCTCGCAGGTCCTTTTGACTCATAACACTCTTCTAGTTTACACCACATTTCCCGTGACGttacacaatttttgatttgtcgCAGTTCGGTTGAGCTGATCGACAAGATCATTTCAGATTTTgctttttgatcatttttgaTCCACTCGTTTATGTCGGCTACATTTTGATTGTCTTCACCCGGCTCAGGTTTCACTTTGACGCCGTTCGTGTAGTCCCATAAATCACACTTGATTAATACAGCTTGCATCTGTATTAATATCATAGTTGTAATGTATCATAGTTTTCTTTGTTTAAAAGTTCAATTCGCGATACACTAGAGTTTCCCGACATGATAGTTAATTCACTTTCAATCACGTATCAAACCCGAATTACAAGCACATGCGTTTCTGGCGTTCCTGGCGTTCCTGGGCCCATAACCTGTTGGAACTTCGGGATAAGATACTTGAGACTTCTAATAATAGTATATTTAATATGAAAGTAAATCGAAATACAAAATGACGGAATTGATCAAAATATGCACGGCACACTTATATGAACAAAACTATTGTTCACACGGAAACGAAACGCGACTCGTGAAACTTAGATGtccaacaaaattaaattaaattaaattaaattaaattaaattaaattaaattaaattaaattaaattaaattaaattaaattaaattaaattaaattaaattaaattaaattaaattaaattaaattaaattaaattaaattaaattaaattaaattaaattaaattaaattaaattaaattaaattaaattaaattaaattaaattaaattaaattaaattaaattaaattaaattaaattaaattaaattaaattaaattaaattaaattaaattaaattaaattaaattaaattaaattaaattaaattaaattaaattaaattaaattaaattaaattaaattaaattaaattaaattaaattaaattaaattaaattaaattaaattaaattaaattaaattaaattaaattaaattaaattaaattaaaaaatgttaataaaaaattaaattactaattacattTGTCTACGTTTTTACTACTAGATGAAAGATAAAACGACCCTGTATCGGTAGAATCTCAGGTAGAATAATTAACCCTACCTACGTGTGATTTTGatgtcgaaaaaaaattaggacgtcaagtttttttaatattaattataaagtatcagtatttcacaaattttgtaACATCAAAAATGTTACAGACTGCTTCTTCTTTTGTACTATCAGGgtcagtttattttaatatagactagtagtaaacaaataacatttttatcttaaaaaccttaataacttttttcataAGACTTTAAATCTTGATGGAAACATTCATCTTGTTCTCACAACAGATAGacatgaaaaattctaaatcgAAAATccagaaataaatattgatgaatgtattttttttttcgaaaaacgtCATAAAAACTTATGTTGTTTAAGTATTTCAATCctttaaaaaatagcttaaATTGTATgtcatgtaaattttttttataaaaaacacggctttttaaataattcgcatctagtcgtctgtgaatttcccatgtaaaatcagaaatgccgctttatagaattaatgacaAGCATTTAGACACCGAGTATTAacattctccatttattaagtccccaattcagaaataagcttcgacaataaaagtgttttcttgtacagtgtaacaatttagttgcattttaacgaaatttttaaaattaattaattgacaatttttaaatttcacaactgacagttttgacatattttgacagagaattcaattgagcagagcggcacaaatttttctacatataaaccaatttcaaagttaactgaatgggaatcatttaaaaacacatccTACCTTactaagattaaaaattttaataacaaaatgctTATATGGTCACAATTGGAAGAATATAACGCTAAACTTAAAGCTATACGAAACATATTTAACccatgtattagctgtttcaaaactataaaaacgccgtcgcattttttaaataaggtcgataaaattgtaaaatagttactaATGATCAGATCTCTCACTGAAAGGATTAATTACGttagctataatttttttgaagttcaTGAATATTTATAATAGCTATTGctaatttttagagaaaatgtgacgttggcgtttttatactTTTCAATCAACTAACAATATACAAGGTGTAGCAGAAATacatgtgttaattttaacaagtaacaaagctcaacaaataaaacattttttctatttgcaattttttaataaaacttttgcaaatttatttaaagttaggaaaagataacatattgaaacgtatacccgcctatgggtacaaaaataaaagagccgaactattttcgttagatagaaacggacaatttaaacaatttaaaacaacaatgaagattgttgctatgaatacacACTGATTATTAAACATTGAGCGGCTCGTTTGGACAAAAGAcaggaggaaaacagtgaaaataataataaaaaattttgcaaaatgttatacagaaaagttgcatttgatgaattttattacgtggtaaaatgAATACatgtatttctgatacactctgtatacatatttcacttattcaaaaattctgaatatatttttgtctaatatatttttgctgctgttttaaatttgaatatgttTGGTGGGCAGTGGAATGatgcttaaaattatttatttaaaattacccATTTCTCATTGGTGGACATTCTCCACAACGGACCCCAATTAAAGATTTACCACCGGTGTCCGTTGTTACGAGGTTTTACGATATTTTAATTGTCAGCGAGTaagcagaaaacaaaattagtATAAATCATCTCTTGGTacctaaaagaaaaaaaaattgtaaactaatgttatttttacttctcgctttgtcgctttaaataaaaaatccactGTAGGCCACCAGTAATACACGCTATGCTATTGACATTTTTCATATGTTAAGTTAACCTACAaatataacaattttaaaatatctcaaaaaccgtATTAGAAATGCCagaaaacgaaaatttaacCGACGTTATTAAACTAATAAGTGATATTCGTCATGGGTTCGTAttatacaatttaaattaagtctttttcacaattttgtaACTACAGGAAGGTGTTCAACTCGTACGAAATAGCCCTCAGAACTGAGcaacttttagaaaaactcATCTCTGAGGGGCAGTGGAACAATGCACGGTCAGTTAACCCAACCCCAATCACTACCAACTAATTAATCAATCATTCAAATTTAAGAGAGTTGATGCAACAAATCAAAGACAAAATCAGACAAGTCTCGCAGTCTCTCCCTCTTGAAGCCACCGCCACTAACATAATGCGCCACATTTTGAAAGTAATCCGTGAAGAGTTTGATTTGGGCTCAGAGAAAAAAGCCGAGGGACAATCACTACACCAGATTGTAACAGGTGATCAAAGTGACGAACTTGACTATTCGGAGTCACACGGAAACTTGCGAAATCGACTTTTGGACCATTTGACCGAATATAAGGTCGAGTTGGAGACAAGCACGGAGAATATCGCGGCACAAGCCTTGGAACATATTCACACAAATGAGATTATTTTAACGGTTGGGATTTCAAATACTgtggaaaaattcttaaaacatGCGGCCAAACAGCGGAAATTTCAAGTGATTGTCGTCGAGGCTGCGcctttatacagggtgagtcatattatttacattttggaTCTTGGGGTGGCTATGATTTTAAAATCGAGTTGGCGGCATTGATTGTTAAATTCAAACGTCAATTCAGTTGTCTTCCGCTGACATGAAGCTTTGTCTTATTAgcacttttgtatttttttcatatgtatTTATTACACATTTTCTGCATTCTTTTAATGTTAAACTCATTTTgctttctcaaaatttgttttcatcTTTGGTTTTGTTTCTTTTGTTCTCCTTGATAGTTTTACATTTGCGTCTTAATTACTTTTCATTGTTGTTGTGTTTCtctttcttatttatttttttcaaaactaacaCACTTCAATCTAAATTTTGACATAAGCTAacacttaaaatattttatatttgtttattgAGAAAAGAATTGGTAGTTATTAAAGAAAGCTACTGTATGTTTCAAATTACGTGTTTTCATTTgtctttgaataaattttcttaaaaaaatgcatttttaagaGAAGAACGTGTTttctatttataaaattagaaCAAGGTGACAAATGACATCATCTTTTAccgtattagaagaaaatgtttcaaaatcttaagtgatttttaattaaaaagagattttttttacgtaCAAGCCTTTTAGcctttttgaacgaaatttcattttttgtagCTTAGATATTTAGGCTAAAAAACTAAGATATGCTTTGTGAATAGGTACTATATTTGGTTCTTTATCTAATGTAGAACTCACGGTTCGACACTGAATTCAGATTCAGGCGTCAAGAAATGCAATTTTGGTtgaatacagggtgtatcagaaatacgtgttttaattttaacaaataacagagctcaacaaataaaacatcttatctatttgtaattaaaaaaaaaatcgcaaacttatttaaactttGGAAAAAGATAAGATACTGAAATGTGTACCCgactatgggtacaaaaataaaacacacgaactattttcgttgtgatacaAAAggacaatttgaacaatttaaaacaacaataaaaatgttgctatgaatacaaactaattataaaaacactgACCGGCTTGTTTTCACAAAAGAATGAAGGAAAACattgtaaattataaataagaattttgcaaaacgttGTATAGAAAAGTagttgtatttgatgagttttattacgtggtaaaattaacacacgtatttctgatacaccctgtatgtacaatgtgttcaaaaatggttgttcatcaattTAACTGACATTGAATGTGCCGCTTTTTCTAAATCACTATTGTAGTTTCTCTGTCAAATCTTCGAATTAGTTTTTCTCtcac
This window harbors:
- the eIF2Bbeta gene encoding translation initiation factor eIF2B subunit beta, whose protein sequence is MPENENLTDVIKLISDIRHGKVFNSYEIALRTEQLLEKLISEGQWNNARELMQQIKDKIRQVSQSLPLEATATNIMRHILKVIREEFDLGSEKKAEGQSLHQIVTGDQSDELDYSESHGNLRNRLLDHLTEYKVELETSTENIAAQALEHIHTNEIILTVGISNTVEKFLKHAAKQRKFQVIVVEAAPLYRGHKMAASLANSNIQTTVIPDSGVFAMMSRVNKVIIGTHSVMADGGLRAASGVHAIALAAKHYSVPVMVLSHMYKLTPTYVCSHEKDTFNMCASPANVIPYSTGPLLNKITVYNPIFDYVPPELVTLFISHQGGNAPSYVYRLLSELYHPDDYEL